The Epinephelus lanceolatus isolate andai-2023 chromosome 19, ASM4190304v1, whole genome shotgun sequence DNA segment tgtacgatatctattgcacgtctgtccgtcctggaagagggatccctcctcagttgctcttcctgaggtttctaccgttttttttttccccgttaaaggggttttttggggagtttttccttatccactgtgagggtcataaggacagatggatgtcgtatgctgtaaagtcctgtgaggcaaattgtgatttgtgatattgggctttataaataaaattgattgactaattgattgattgattgacttatTCAAAGCTCAGggaataaagataaagaatGCCTCACTATTTTGCAACAAATAGTACATTAATGTGACATATGCCAGAGGTACAGCAAGATCAAGCCAAAGCCGGCTGTGGGTCTGCCTCTAGCTACGGAGTATAATGAAACGGTGGCAGTGGACCTGCACGAGTTAGAACCTGGTCTATGGTTTCTACATATTATTGACCATTTCACACATTTCAGTGCAGGAAATATTGTGAAGACAAAGAAATCCTCTGAAATTGTCAACTCCTTCATTCACACATGGGTAAGCGTCCATGGTCCATGGAGATTATACAGTGATAATGGCGGAGAATTCAACAATGAGGAGTTCAGAGACATGGCTGAGAACTTCAACATTAAGACGAGAACAACAGCAGGATACAGTCCATGGAGCAACAGCCAACTGGAAAGGCACAATCAGATTCTCACAGACATCATCCAGAAGGTGAAACGAGAAAATGGATGTGACTGTCTGGCACACAGCCCTAGACTGGGCCCTCATGGCTAAGAACTGTTTGCATAACGTTCATGGTTATAGTCCACATCAACTTGTTTTTGGTCAGAACCCAAACCTCCCCCCTGTATTAGTTGATGAGCCACCTGCACTAGAAGGCACTACAGTGAGTGTGAGGGTAGGAGAACACATATTAGCTTTGCACACTTCTAGGAAAGCCTTCAAGCTGAATGTTCAGAGAGGATTAGAAGAGCACTGCGAAAAATATGAGGCAGGAGACAAAGTCTAATACAAACGAGCTGACAGCGCAGAATGGAAGGGACCAGGGGTAGTTATTGGTCAGGATGGAGCTGTTGTATTTGTTCGGCATGGTGGAACCCTTGTTAGAGTGCATCACTCAAAGCTTAATAAGGTACACACGCAAGAAGAGGAAAAGCAAACTGGTGATGCTCGCAGTGAAACAAAAGGTGAGAAAGGCATCAAAAACAGAGTAGCAAATAGTGaacaggacagtgacagagaggtAAATACTAAAGGAGCAGTACACCCACTAGTGAGCCAAACCCAAACCAATGTGACGCAAACGGCAATGGAGCAAAATGTCAGTGGTAACCCTGTTTCTTCTACAGGCGTAAAGTTAAAAACAGGACAGACTGTAACCTTTATGAAAAGTGATGAATGTGTTCCATACAGAGCCAAAGTTTTAGGCAGAGCAGGCAAAGCCACAGGACAGCACAAAGATTGGTATAACCTACAACATATTGAACCTGATGGCAGTTATGGACAAAAGGAGGCAGTTGACATGTCAGGGATGCTGATGGTCTTATAACAAAAGACATCTCATTTGACACAGCTAAACAGGACGAAATAAAGAACTGGCACAATAATGATGTTTTTGAGAAAGTTGAGGATGCAGGTCAAAAGTGTGTTTCCACCAGATGGGTCTGTAGTCTCAAAGAAACTGACAAGGGTATTGTGCCTAAAGCCAGACTGGTAGCCAGGGGTTTTGAAGAATTTAATATCCAAGAGCTACAGAAAGATTCCCCAACCTGTGCCTCAGAATCTCTAAGGTTACTGTTAACAGTAATTTGTCAAAATAAGGGGCAGGTCCATTCCATGGACATCAAATCTGCATTTTTTGCAGGGCATGAAACTGTCTAGGGATCCACTAAAGgcacttttctgttttcttaaaaaaagaataGGGAGATTGTCAACTTGGAATTCTCTTCTATTATATTATTTACGGTTCTCATCCCTGCACCACTCTAGAGGAAAAGTGGTTCTCCTCCATGCGGGCGGGACGCATGCGCAGTGTGAGTTAGTGAAACAAAAGTAAACTCTGAGGTTGTACCGGTAGTGGTGGCTATAACCACATGCTGAGTCAATAAAAGTGACTAAAAGAAATAAACGTTGTGTTTATTCAAGTAAGAGTTAACATTCCTAATACAAGAAGTGTACTATTAAAGTAGCTGTGACCTGTTCTTAATCTGCATATAATTACTTGCTCTTTCCTGTTGTCTCCCCTATTTTAACCCCCGTACTTTGTTTTAAACTTCATGTAAGTGTCTTTCTTTTGTCGCACTATCTCACTTCTGACAGTGAAgtgtctgtttgtctttgttccACTTACAGTTGTTGGCATTTTTATGATACACTGAGTAACACCAGCATCAGGGCTGTAACCAGCTGTCTCAATATCATTTGTTTTACAAAAAGGCGACAGTAACAAAGCAGAGGATTTCTGCTGTATTTAAACTAAGCATGGGAGCTGTTGTGTTGGGTTGACAGTTATCAACATCACCAACACATGACAATACACAGCTCAGAGAAATGctgcagacaaaaaaagaactgGTAGGCAGGATGAAAACGTAAGTGATCCAACACCTCTAGAGGGTTTATTATTGTTAAATCATCACAACACAAAGCTTTAGTGTTTGGATACATAGATGagttaaaaaaagagaacacaTGTCTTTGGGCACAGAtcattaatattcattcacTTTTCATTACTACTGTATAAGCTGATCTGTTGACAGCACCATGGAGTACATCATCTACAGTTTAGTTTGTAGTCAGCTGTGGCATTGATGCATTtacaaaataccaaaaaatacCAAATTAAATgtagcagacaaaaaaaacaagacccGAGTTGACATGAGGTGTCAAGAGgtgttttaagtgtgtttttcaaCGTGCTCCTCACTTCTCTGAGTTCCTGTGAATTTAAACCATGAGCCATAAGAACTGAATTGTCTCCTATATGTTTTCTGAAATACAAGGCTACTTGCCTGTATGTGATTTCATGTGCCTTGTTAAATGGGACCCATCAAAGTATCTTTTCCCGCAGATCTTGCAAAGGTATGGCTTCTCACCGGTGTGGGCTCTTCTTGTGTGGACTAACAATGTACTGCTCTGTCCAAAGTCTTTTCCACAGGTTTTGCAAgaatacggcttctcacctgtgtggactcTCATGTGGACTAACAAATGATAACTGCGTCCAAAATCTTttccacatgttttgcaagaaTACGACTtttcacctgtgtggattcttgCATGAGCTTTCAAATCTGCTGTCTGAGAGAATGTTTTCCCACATGTGCTGCAAGAATAtggcttctctcctgtgtgggttCTCATGTGGCCAGTCAAGTGACTCTTATATCGGAAATATTTTCCACATGTGTTGCAAcaatacggcttctcacctgtgtggactcTTTTATGAACGTTCAGAGTTGACATATGACTGAATGttttcccacatgttttgcaacaatacggcttctcacctgtgtggattctttTATGAGTGTTCAGAGATGACATTCGATTGAATGTTTTCCCACATGTCTTACAACAATACGGCTTGTGTTTATTCAAATACCACTTAAACTTGAAAGCTTTCCCACAAGTGTCACATTTAAAAGGTGTTTTACCTGTGTGAGTATTATGATCAGTCTCTGATAAGTTGGGGTTGTCTACACAGTTAGTGTGACTTCTGCGCTTGTGACGTCTATGCTGTTGTTCTGTCTCTGCTTCTCCACTTGATGTTGAGTCTCCTTGCTCGTCTCCTTTCTCATCTTCACTCTCAGCTCCATGAGAGCTGtgacagaggagctgctgctcaCTTTCCTCATCACTAGGAGTCACTAGAAAGGTCTCAGTCTCCTGCTTCACttcaagctgctctccctcctgactgctgcacacttcctcctcttcctctttaatctgtggaggctctggctcctcttggtccacactggaCTTGCTCTCCTcaatacagagctgctgctcagcgacaacctcctcctccttacacacatcttgctgtgggagctctggaggGACACACAACAAAAGGAACACATATTACTCTGATGGCAAACAAGAAAATGCTCACATGCGAGCTGGTTTTATAAATATTAGTCTTCTCTTTTGtggtattaaaataataaagtgctACTCACCTGTCCTGTATAACCTTACTTCCGGTTTCCAAGCTATATCCAACAGTCTGCGCTGACGGTCGATCTCTTTCTCGTACTCGACGATAGTTTTCTCAAAAACTCccaatatttcttcagcagcagcagttagtctCTCGCTGACAAACCCTCTCAAATACTCAACTGTAGACATTGTTGCTTCATTACAATTACAGTCACTCCAACTTTTCCTCATGGACAAACCTGCTTAAATTCCCTTGCGACTGGTGCATTTCTGTTGTTTACTTCCGCTGGTGTTACACCATTAAGTTCCGacagtcttcttcttctttggtttcGGCGGACTAGACGCGTCCAAGGCGTATTGCTGCCCTCTTCTGTTTTCATGCGATTTCTTCGAGTGCTTAATCATATTCTGTTGTATATTCCAGTGTAATGTAGATACTGTAGCAGCAGCTTCATCTTGATCCAGTCTTCCATATTCAGCAGTGTGTACATGTTAAAGACAGTCTCTCCAGCTGCTCCCTATTCTCTGAGAAGTTTCCTCCTTTGAGGAAACTCTTGCATTGTAAAATAACATGGGTCACAGTCTCTGGTTCTCCACACTCACATTGTCCATCCGGGTGCTTCCCAATCAGGGCCAGCCCACTTCTAAGACCACAGTGACCAAGTCTTATTCTGGTGATAACTACAGCGTCTCTCCTGCTGCAACCAAAGCAATTATTACTTTTCCCTATGTTcttttatatattataaaatatccTGCCTTTGCTTTCCTTATCCCATGAGTTCTGCCACATTTCCTTTGCTGCCTGGTTTATTACAGATGACTATTCTGGTGGTCCAAAATCCAGTTCCAATTTTACTTTTTCCTGCTTTATTGCGTTTTTAGCCACAATGTATGCTTCCTCATTTCCCTGTATGCCCACATGTGCTGGTACCCAAAGTTCCGACAGTAGAGCGTCTATTGTCTTTTCTTCTGTTCCGCCTCCAATTGTCGGCCTTGTTACAGAACATTATTTTATTGCAGAGACGCGCTGTCTCATTATCATTTGTGTGAACTCAGCACAGGAACTGTTCTCACTTAATTTTATGTCGTCATCAAATCAAAGtggaaaatgtagaaaataCACAAAGTAGTCAAGGTGTCTCAACTTTGAGCACTTTTTGACACCCACTCGCAAATCATGATACAAGTTTGACAATAAACTAATCAACATGACCAGCCAATACAATATACAATTAGGAGGAATGCCGCTGCtgcaaacataaataaataaataaataaatagcattttaaaaaggagggaaaaggaCTCGCTGtaagatgaaaacattattgATCCAACACTAGAGGGTTTGTTAATTGAAATCATCAACATACAAAGCTTTTCTAACTCTCAGACCTGGAGACACTGTGCTGGAAAAACCTGATTCACTTTTTCATCACGCCCAAACAGATGTTTATACAAACTGTCACCCAGCTATGCTGCTGGAAGGAATGTGGAGAAATCATGGTTGACCATGTCCATATTTTCTGGTCTTGTCCTTCTGTTCAGACTCTCTGAAAGGAATTAGCAACAATCATTTCAAaaactttgattttaaaaaaagagatgagATAAAATTgaataagacaagacaagatataagctaaactaagctaagatAAGATTGGATAAGATAAGAGAAGAGATAAGCCAAGCTAAGCTAAGTGAaactaagataagataagattggATAAGCTCATGTAAGCTAAGGTAAGATTAGATTGGATAGGAGATAAGATGAGTAAAGTTAAGCTAAGATTGGTAAAGATAAgagataagctaagctaacataaGATTGGATAAGATgagagataagataagattggATAAGAGATAAGCTAAGCTAGGTGTAGCAAAGCTAAGATTGGATAAGATAGGACTGATAAGAGATAGGATAAGCTAAGCTATACTAAGATCATTTAAGATAAGAGATAAGCTAAGATAGGATTGGATGGGGTAATTTATGACAGTATAAGATTGGATAAGATATGAGACAAGATAATCTAAAATAAGCTAACACacaagctaagctaatttaGGTTAGATAAGATTGGACAAGATAAGAGATAAGCTGAGCTATGATAAGCTAAACTAAGATAAGGCTGGATAACAGATAAACTGAGCTAAGCTTACCCaagataagctaagctaagattGGATAAGATATGATAAGATAGGCAACAGTAACAGAGCAGAGGCTTCCTGTTGTAGTTAAACTAAGCATAGGAGCTGTTGGGTTGTCATTTACCCCCCTGACTGAATTTAAGGTCCTCATCAAAACCTCAAAGGTCGACATTTTATTTAACTGTGCTCATGACAATGTGTGAAACACGTGTTATGGAGATTATGTAAGGAAATTGCTCAActtcagcaaacactgaaatgaagagACTCGGAGAACCACggagaaaagttacagccaGGGGAATTACTTTAATTGCAGAATACAACTCAACAACACAGGTTGTAGAAAACAAAGGATGCAGCAGAAAACAGCCCCGCTCTTCCAACTTTCAAACACCTTCATACTATTTTAGTGAGTGggtctctgtttgtttgtgtgcgtgtgtgtgtgtgtgtgtgtgcatccatgTGCAGACAGATCTGGGTGTGTGACCTAATTTCCTGGAAATGATTGTGCAAAAATTACTCTGGGACCTAAGTGTCCTGGCAGGTTTGATTTCCTGGAACTGATTGTACAAGAATTACTCAAAATTACAAAAGCAACTCCTTTAAAGGAGTCCCTCCTAGTAGCTCCAAAGTTCAACTCAAAAACAACTTCTTATATGGAGTTGTTCCTATTGCGAAATCTGGTCAACTGTTTCTCAGACCTTTtgcaactgacattattttcaccTTTGATATAGAATAATACATTATCTGCCTCTACATGTCTTAATTTGAGCAGTTTTTGAAAACCATTTGCAAAGTAGGGGTTTTATGCAAATAGAGTTATCAACATTACCAACCATAATACATGACAATACACAGCTCAGAGAAATGctgcagacaaaaaaagaactgGTAGGCAGGATGAAAACGTAAGTGATCCAACACCTCTAGAGGGTTTATTATTGTTAAATCATCACAATACAAAGCTTTAGTGTTTGGATACATAGATGagttaaaaaaagagaacacaTGTCTTTGGGCACAGAtcattaatattcattcacTTTTCATTACTACTGTATAAGCTGATCTGTTGACAGCACCATGGAGTACATCATCTACAGTTTAGTTTGTAGTCAGCTGTGGCATTGATGCATTtacaaaataccaaaaaaacaaaaaacaaattaaagatcacacacacaaaacaaagacaagacCCAAGTTGGCAAGACGTGTTAGGAGgtgttttaagtgtgtttttcaaCGTGGTATTATTCTGTGGCTCCTCACTTCTCTGAGTTCCTGTGAATTTAAACCATGAGCCATGAGAATTGAATTGTCTCCTATATGTTTTCTGAAATACAAGGCTACTTGCCTGTATGTGAATTCATGTGCCTTGTTAAATGGGACCCCTTAAAGTATCTTTTCCCGCAGATCTTGCAAAGGTACGGCTTCTCACCGGTGTGGGCTCTTCTAATGTGGATTAACAAGGTACTGCTCTGTCCAAAACCTTTTCCACAGGTTTTGCAAgaatacggcttctcacctgtgtggactcTCATGTGGACTAATACATGATTACTACACCTGAAGTTTTTTCCGCATGTCTTGCAAgaatacggcttctcacctgtgtggattcttgCATGAGCTTTCAGATTTGTTGCCCAGGAGAATCTTTTCCCACATGTGCTGCAAGAATATGGCTTCTCACTTGTGTGGGTTGTCAGGTGTTCTTTCAAGACAGTTCTAAGCCTGAAAGCTTTCCCACATGTGTCGCACTGAAacggcttctctcctgtgtgggttCTCATGTGGCAAATCAACTGATTCTGATATCGGAAATCTTTTCCACATGTTTTGCAAcaatacggcttctcacctgtgtggactcTTTTATGAACGTTTAGAGTTGACATATGACTGAATGTTTTCCCACAGGTGTTGCAAcaatacggcttctcacctgtgtggattctttTATGAATGTTTAGAGCTGACATATGACTGAATGttttcccacatgttttgcaacaatacggcttctcacctgtgtgggttGTCATGTGGCAAATCAACTGATTCTTATATCGAAAATCTTTTCCACATGTGTTGCAAcaatacggcttctcacctgtgtggactcTTTTATGAACGTTCAGAGTTGACATTCGACTGAATGTTTTCCCACATGTGTTACAACAATACGGCTTCTGtcctgtgtggattctcagGTGTTTATTAAATGCAGACTTAGACTTGAAACTTTTCCCACAAGTGTCACATTTAAacggcttctctcctgtgtggtaTGTCAGGTGTTGTTTCAAGTCAGTTCTAAGCATGAAAGCTTTCCCACATGTGTCGCACTGAAATGGCGTCTCTCCTGTGTGGAATTTCATGTGGCAAATTAAGTAACTCTTATATCGGAAATCTTTTCCACATGTTTTGCAAcaatacggcttctcacctgtgtggatccTTTTATGAACGTCCAGACTTGACATATACTTGAATGTTTTCCCGCATGTTTTGCAACAATACGGCTTCTCTCTTGTGTGGATTATCAGGTGTGCATCTAAACGAGACTTAAAGTTGAAACTTTTCCCACAAGTGTCACATTTaaacggcttctcacctgtgtggattctttTATGAACGTTTAGAGCTGACATATGACTGAATGTTTTCCCACATGTGTTACAACAATacggcttctctcctgtgtggattctcagGTGTCTATCAAATTGAGACTTAAACTTGAAAGCTTTTCCACAAGTGTCACATTTAAAAGGTGTTTTACCTGTGTGAGTATTATGATCAATCTCTGATAAGTTGGGGTTGTCTACACGCTTAGTGTGACATCTACTCTGTTGTTCTGGCTCTACTTCTCCGGTTGATGTTGAGTCTCCTTGCTCGTCTCCTTCCTCATCTTCACTCTCAGCTCCATGAGAGCTGtgacagaggagctgctgctcaCTTTCCTCATCACTAGGAGTCACTAGAAAGGTCTCAGTCTCCTGCTTCACttcaagctgctctccctccgcttcctctttaatctgtggaggctctggctcctcttggtccacactggagctcctctcctcaatacagagctgctgctcagcgacaacctcctcctccttacacacatcttgctgtgggagctctggaggGACACACAACAAAAGGAACACATACTACTCTGATGGCAAACAAGAAAATGCTCACATGCGAGCTGGTTTTATAAATATTAGTCTTCTCTTTTGtggtattaaaataataaagtgctACACACCTGTCCTGTATAACCTTACTTCCGGTTTCCAAGCTATATCCAACAGTCTGCGCTGACGGTCGATCTCTTTCTCGTACTCGACGATAGTTTTCTCAAAAACTCccaatatttcttcagcagcagcagttagtctCTCGCTGACAAACCCTCTCAAATACTCAACTGAAGACATTGTTGCTTACAATTACAGTCACTCCAACTTTTCCTCATGGACAAACCTGCTTAAATTCCCTCGCAACTGGTGCGTTTCTGTAGCCGTTTCTCAATATGCGCTCTGGActtcagtgttgccagatctcgcgagacAAATAAGCAACCAGACCTGTGAAAACAGGTTTACAATCTGTGGGGACggattttaaactgtgggtacagattgtcagtttacatccatgtggacAGATAAGTAAACTGTGCACAGTTTTGCCAAACTGTACCCAcggtacacagtttatttatttttctcccccttgagcttcaggacaatgaccacaagagggagttaaaccaccttttaacattatttaacattagaaaacagatgggatatcaaatatagactgatgtacCGAGTACATTATATAGGCTACACAGTAaacctctgataattaaaatttgcacacacaaataaatatcatcctgaattcacaaattctttatttatttttgctttttatgcacttcatttaactttttcttttagttacaggactgatgttttcctaaccagaaaaaaacacattgccctgatctgcctctgattggctagtactcgttgccatcagggtcagagccaattagaagcaggatgcgggtgggaaaaaactctgctgtctcctgtgtgtatggGGAAAGGGGCGGGACAGAGGAAACAGGCAAGACAAACTATCCTacgtttaaataacatatcgaaaatatctgcttgacaacttattatggagcttggaacaagcccaaataagtAACTACGCTTTAGAaactatggggtgccgtttgtaaagtggctcacgctgaaaataacatcaacattttgccacatttagcttcaaacaatgtttaaaaaagtgtcgtgaattttttaacgtcaccttttacaaatggcaccccataagaaagcccaaaaaaaacgcgacccgcgactaccaatatttagactcacaagtcagtctttagacgctttgcttaactaaagactgatgactgattttgtgtttagatgggcggatacaatttcagagtttaaaaaactccctacgttgcagaaccagtAGTAAAtttgcagggcggtccttcggtggctcgctgaactcttgtgcttgtaaacatagtcccactagaaacacgtgtagcggtataaaatggctcagccgtgctcgcagaaaatgccgtcaaagttagtggatgtttgtcgcgtttgcggc contains these protein-coding regions:
- the LOC117270012 gene encoding uncharacterized protein LOC117270012 isoform X2, producing the protein MSSVEYLRGFVSERLTAAAEEILGVFEKTIVEYEKEIDRQRRLLDIAWKPEVRLYRTELPQQDVCKEEEVVAEQQLCIEERSSSVDQEEPEPPQIKEEAEGEQLEVKQETETFLVTPSDEESEQQLLCHSSHGAESEDEEGDEQGDSTSTGEVEPEQQSRCHTKRVDNPNLSEIDHNTHTGKTPFKCDTCGKAFKFKSQFDRHLRIHTGEKPYCCNTCGKTFSHMSALNVHKRIHTGEKPFKCDTCGKSFNFKSRLDAHLIIHTREKPYCCKTCGKTFKYMSSLDVHKRIHTGEKPYCCKTCGKDFRYKSYLICHMKFHTGETPFQCDTCGKAFMLRTDLKQHLTYHTGEKPFKCDTCGKSFKSKSAFNKHLRIHTGQKPYCCNTCGKTFSRMSTLNVHKRVHTGEKPYCCNTCGKDFRYKNQLICHMTTHTGEKPYCCKTCGKTFSHMSALNIHKRIHTGEKPYCCNTCGKTFSHMSTLNVHKRVHTGEKPYCCKTCGKDFRYQNQLICHMRTHTGEKPFQCDTCGKAFRLRTVLKEHLTTHTSEKPYSCSTCGKRFSWATNLKAHARIHTGEKPYSCKTCGKNFRCSNHVLVHMRVHTGEKPYSCKTCGKGFGQSSTLLIHIRRAHTGEKPYLCKICGKRYFKGSHLTRHMNSHTGK
- the LOC117270012 gene encoding uncharacterized protein LOC117270012 isoform X1 translates to MRKSWSDCNCDKATMSSVEYLRGFVSERLTAAAEEILGVFEKTIVEYEKEIDRQRRLLDIAWKPEVRLYRTELPQQDVCKEEEVVAEQQLCIEERSSSVDQEEPEPPQIKEEEEEVCSSQEGEQLEVKQETETFLVTPTDEESEQQLLCHSSHGAESEDEEGDEQGDSTSTGEAETEEQNRRNKRRSHTKRVDNPNLSEIDHNTHTELPQQDVCKEEEVVAEQQLCIEERSSSVDQEEPEPPQIKEEAEGEQLEVKQETETFLVTPSDEESEQQLLCHSSHGAESEDEEGDEQGDSTSTGEVEPEQQSRCHTKRVDNPNLSEIDHNTHTGKTPFKCDTCGKAFKFKSQFDRHLRIHTGEKPYCCNTCGKTFSHMSALNVHKRIHTGEKPFKCDTCGKSFNFKSRLDAHLIIHTREKPYCCKTCGKTFKYMSSLDVHKRIHTGEKPYCCKTCGKDFRYKSYLICHMKFHTGETPFQCDTCGKAFMLRTDLKQHLTYHTGEKPFKCDTCGKSFKSKSAFNKHLRIHTGQKPYCCNTCGKTFSRMSTLNVHKRVHTGEKPYCCNTCGKDFRYKNQLICHMTTHTGEKPYCCKTCGKTFSHMSALNIHKRIHTGEKPYCCNTCGKTFSHMSTLNVHKRVHTGEKPYCCKTCGKDFRYQNQLICHMRTHTGEKPFQCDTCGKAFRLRTVLKEHLTTHTSEKPYSCSTCGKRFSWATNLKAHARIHTGEKPYSCKTCGKNFRCSNHVLVHMRVHTGEKPYSCKTCGKGFGQSSTLLIHIRRAHTGEKPYLCKICGKRYFKGSHLTRHMNSHTGK